In Elephas maximus indicus isolate mEleMax1 chromosome 4, mEleMax1 primary haplotype, whole genome shotgun sequence, a genomic segment contains:
- the CSNK1E gene encoding casein kinase I isoform X3 — MELRVGNKYRLGRKIGSGSFGDIYLGANIASGEEVAIKLECVKTKHPQLHIESKFYKMMQGGVGIPSIKWCGAEGDYNVMVMELLGPSLEDLFNFCSRKFSLKTVLLLADQMISRIEYIHSKNFIHRDVKPDNFLMGLGKKGNLVYIIDFGLAKKYRDARTHQHIPYRENKNLTGTARYASINTHLGIEQSRRDDLESLGYVLMYFNLGSLPWQGLKAATKRQKYERISEKKMSTPIEVLCKGYPSEFSTYLNFCRSLRFDDKPDYSYLRQLFRNLFHRQGFSYDYVFDWNMLKFGAARNPEDMDRERREHEREERMGQLRGSATRALPPGPPTGATANRLRSAAEPVASTPASRIQQAGNTSPRAISRVDRERKVSMRLHRGAPANVSSSDLTGRQEVSRISASQTSVPFDHLGK, encoded by the exons GTGCCAACATTGCGTCTGGTGAAGAAGTGGCCATCAAGCTGGAGTGTGTGAAAACGAAGCACCCCCAGCTGCACATTGAGAGCAAGTTCTACAAGATGATGCAGGGGGGAG TGGGGATCCCATCCATCAAGTGGTGTGGAGCCGAGGGTGACTACAACGTCATGGTCATGGAGCTGTTGGGACCCAGCCTTGAGGACCTCTTCAACTTCTGCTCCCGCAAGTTCAGCCTCAAGACGGTACTGCTCCTGGCCGACCAGATG aTCAGCCGTATCGAGTACATCCACTCCAAGAACTTCATCCACCGGGATGTCAAGCCCGACAACTTCCTCATGGGGCTGGGAAAGAAGGGCAACCTGGTGTACATCATCGACTTCGGCCTGGCCAAAAAGTACCGGGACGCCCGCACCCACCAGCACATCCCCTACCGGGAAAACAAGAACCTGACTGGCACCGCCCGCTACGCCTCCATCAACACACACCTGGGTATTG AGCAAAGCCGCCGAGATGACCTGGAGAGCTTGGGCTACGTGCTTATGTACTTCAACCTGGGCTCCCTGCCCTGGCAGGGCCTCAAAGCGGCCACCAAGCGCCAGAAGTACGAGCGGATCAGTGAGAAGAAGATGTCGACGCCCATCGAGGTCCTGTGCAAAGGCTACCCCT CCGAGTTCTCAACATACCTCAACTTCTGCCGCTCCCTGCGGTTCGACGACAAGCCCGACTACTCCTACCTGCGCCAGCTCTTCCGCAACCTCTTTCACCGGCAGGGCTTCTCCTACGACTACGTCTTCGACTGGAACATGCTCAAATTC GGTGCAGCCCGGAACCCCGAGGACATGGACCGGGAGCGGCGAGAACACGAGCGGGAGGAGCGGATGGGGCAGCTGCGGGGGTCCGCAACCCGGGCCTTGCCCCCTGGCCCCCCCACAGGGGCCACTGCCAACCGGCTCCGCAGTGCCGCCGAGCCCGTGGCTTCCACCCCAGCCTCCCGCATCCAGCAAGCTG GCAATACTTCTCCCAGAGCAATCTCACGGGTCGACAGGGAGAGGAAAGTGAGCATGAGGCTGCACCGGGGTGCACCCGCCAACGTCTCGTCCTCCGACCTCACTGGGCGGCAAGAGGTCTCCCGTATTTCAGCCTCACAG ACAAGCGTGCCGTTTGACCATCTCGGGAAGTGA
- the CSNK1E gene encoding casein kinase I isoform X2, with protein MELRVGNKYRLGRKIGSGSFGDIYLGANIASGEEVAIKLECVKTKHPQLHIESKFYKMMQGGVGIPSIKWCGAEGDYNVMVMELLGPSLEDLFNFCSRKFSLKTVLLLADQMISRIEYIHSKNFIHRDVKPDNFLMGLGKKGNLVYIIDFGLAKKYRDARTHQHIPYRENKNLTGTARYASINTHLGIEQSRRDDLESLGYVLMYFNLGSLPWQGLKAATKRQKYERISEKKMSTPIEVLCKGYPSEFSTYLNFCRSLRFDDKPDYSYLRQLFRNLFHRQGFSYDYVFDWNMLKFMQPPSCQPPALPCGWHQDQLGCSPEPRGHGPGAARTRAGGADGAAAGVRNPGLAPWPPHRGHCQPAPQCRRARGFHPSLPHPASWQYFSQSNLTGRQGEESEHEAAPGCTRQRLVLRPHWAARGLPYFSLTDKRAV; from the exons GTGCCAACATTGCGTCTGGTGAAGAAGTGGCCATCAAGCTGGAGTGTGTGAAAACGAAGCACCCCCAGCTGCACATTGAGAGCAAGTTCTACAAGATGATGCAGGGGGGAG TGGGGATCCCATCCATCAAGTGGTGTGGAGCCGAGGGTGACTACAACGTCATGGTCATGGAGCTGTTGGGACCCAGCCTTGAGGACCTCTTCAACTTCTGCTCCCGCAAGTTCAGCCTCAAGACGGTACTGCTCCTGGCCGACCAGATG aTCAGCCGTATCGAGTACATCCACTCCAAGAACTTCATCCACCGGGATGTCAAGCCCGACAACTTCCTCATGGGGCTGGGAAAGAAGGGCAACCTGGTGTACATCATCGACTTCGGCCTGGCCAAAAAGTACCGGGACGCCCGCACCCACCAGCACATCCCCTACCGGGAAAACAAGAACCTGACTGGCACCGCCCGCTACGCCTCCATCAACACACACCTGGGTATTG AGCAAAGCCGCCGAGATGACCTGGAGAGCTTGGGCTACGTGCTTATGTACTTCAACCTGGGCTCCCTGCCCTGGCAGGGCCTCAAAGCGGCCACCAAGCGCCAGAAGTACGAGCGGATCAGTGAGAAGAAGATGTCGACGCCCATCGAGGTCCTGTGCAAAGGCTACCCCT CCGAGTTCTCAACATACCTCAACTTCTGCCGCTCCCTGCGGTTCGACGACAAGCCCGACTACTCCTACCTGCGCCAGCTCTTCCGCAACCTCTTTCACCGGCAGGGCTTCTCCTACGACTACGTCTTCGACTGGAACATGCTCAAATTC ATGCAGCCCCCCTCATGCCAGCCCCCCGCCCTTCCCTGTGGATGGCACCAGGACCAACTAG GGTGCAGCCCGGAACCCCGAGGACATGGACCGGGAGCGGCGAGAACACGAGCGGGAGGAGCGGATGGGGCAGCTGCGGGGGTCCGCAACCCGGGCCTTGCCCCCTGGCCCCCCCACAGGGGCCACTGCCAACCGGCTCCGCAGTGCCGCCGAGCCCGTGGCTTCCACCCCAGCCTCCCGCATCCAGCAAGCTG GCAATACTTCTCCCAGAGCAATCTCACGGGTCGACAGGGAGAGGAAAGTGAGCATGAGGCTGCACCGGGGTGCACCCGCCAACGTCTCGTCCTCCGACCTCACTGGGCGGCAAGAGGTCTCCCGTATTTCAGCCTCACAG ACAAGCGTGCCGTTTGA
- the CSNK1E gene encoding casein kinase I isoform X1 — protein MELRVGNKYRLGRKIGSGSFGDIYLGANIASGEEVAIKLECVKTKHPQLHIESKFYKMMQGGVGIPSIKWCGAEGDYNVMVMELLGPSLEDLFNFCSRKFSLKTVLLLADQMISRIEYIHSKNFIHRDVKPDNFLMGLGKKGNLVYIIDFGLAKKYRDARTHQHIPYRENKNLTGTARYASINTHLGIEQSRRDDLESLGYVLMYFNLGSLPWQGLKAATKRQKYERISEKKMSTPIEVLCKGYPSEFSTYLNFCRSLRFDDKPDYSYLRQLFRNLFHRQGFSYDYVFDWNMLKFVSHLEAKAVLGNWMGQALTQKVRVTQWRAGLPSNGSYELDSASDLSGVPGPPWYPHSTLISADSGGHCGQQGPGGAPPPTRARRAWLGFKSLLGALGGAWMALASPPAALIVAYAVLLFLFCASQAAALTVAPLASWDPFMLVSFFLVMGPWVLLGGHSVSLF, from the exons GTGCCAACATTGCGTCTGGTGAAGAAGTGGCCATCAAGCTGGAGTGTGTGAAAACGAAGCACCCCCAGCTGCACATTGAGAGCAAGTTCTACAAGATGATGCAGGGGGGAG TGGGGATCCCATCCATCAAGTGGTGTGGAGCCGAGGGTGACTACAACGTCATGGTCATGGAGCTGTTGGGACCCAGCCTTGAGGACCTCTTCAACTTCTGCTCCCGCAAGTTCAGCCTCAAGACGGTACTGCTCCTGGCCGACCAGATG aTCAGCCGTATCGAGTACATCCACTCCAAGAACTTCATCCACCGGGATGTCAAGCCCGACAACTTCCTCATGGGGCTGGGAAAGAAGGGCAACCTGGTGTACATCATCGACTTCGGCCTGGCCAAAAAGTACCGGGACGCCCGCACCCACCAGCACATCCCCTACCGGGAAAACAAGAACCTGACTGGCACCGCCCGCTACGCCTCCATCAACACACACCTGGGTATTG AGCAAAGCCGCCGAGATGACCTGGAGAGCTTGGGCTACGTGCTTATGTACTTCAACCTGGGCTCCCTGCCCTGGCAGGGCCTCAAAGCGGCCACCAAGCGCCAGAAGTACGAGCGGATCAGTGAGAAGAAGATGTCGACGCCCATCGAGGTCCTGTGCAAAGGCTACCCCT CCGAGTTCTCAACATACCTCAACTTCTGCCGCTCCCTGCGGTTCGACGACAAGCCCGACTACTCCTACCTGCGCCAGCTCTTCCGCAACCTCTTTCACCGGCAGGGCTTCTCCTACGACTACGTCTTCGACTGGAACATGCTCAAATTCGTGAGTCACCTGGAGGCCAAGGCGGTCTTGGGGAACTGGATGGGGCAGGCCCTGACTCAGAAGGTCAGAGTGACCCAGTGGCGGGCGGGGCTCCCGAGTAACGGCAGCTATGAGCTGGACAGTGCAAGTGACCTCTCTGGGGTCCCAGGGCCCCCGTGGTACCCCCACTCCACCCTCATCAGTGCTGACAGTGGGGGCCATTGTGGGCAGCAGGGCCCAGGCGGGGCGCCACCTCCCACCAGAGCGAGGCGTGCCTGGCTTGGCTTCAAGTCCCTCCTAGGTGCCCTCGGCGGGGCCTGGATGGCGCTGGCGAGCCCGCCTGCTGCGCTGATCGTTGCCTATGCGGTTCTGCTCTTCCTCTTCTGCGCCTCCCAGGCAGCGGCCCTCACCGTGGCCCCTCTGGCTAGCTGGGACCCATTCATGCTCGTTTCTTTCTTCCTGGTCATGGGACCCTGGGTCTTGTTAGGTGGCCATTCTGTCTCCCTCTTTTAA